One Flavobacteriales bacterium genomic region harbors:
- a CDS encoding 6-phosphogluconate dehydrogenase, whose translation MKKAIIIFVSLLILLIVGYFSAIYYLHFSDGFRSGELVKISRKGMIFKTWEGELSQGISENLRFKFSVEKSEEEVIQQLIDLQGKTVRLKYIERYGTFPWMGDSKYYVTKVEARTEDKIKENSEE comes from the coding sequence ATGAAAAAAGCAATCATAATATTTGTAAGTCTGTTAATCCTTCTTATCGTAGGGTATTTTTCAGCTATTTATTACCTACACTTTAGTGATGGTTTCCGTTCTGGAGAATTGGTGAAAATAAGTAGAAAAGGGATGATTTTTAAGACATGGGAAGGTGAGTTAAGTCAGGGGATTTCAGAGAATCTTCGTTTTAAATTTTCAGTAGAAAAAAGCGAAGAAGAAGTGATTCAACAATTAATAGATTTACAAGGGAAAACAGTAAGGCTAAAGTATATAGAACGCTATGGAACTTTTCCTTGGATGGGAGATAGTAAATACTATGTTACAAAAGTGGAAGCACGAACAGAAGATAAAATTAAGGAAAACTCAGAGGAATAA
- a CDS encoding MoxR family ATPase, with the protein MEEENKIAFESRISLEKVQENYEQIKTELRKVIVGQDRIIDLLFVSILANGHVLLEGVPGVAKTLLIKSISKTLGVDFSRIQFTPDLMPSDILGTSIFAKEKEQFVFKKGPIFSNTILIDEINRAPAKTQAALFEVMEEGQITIDGKRYGMEFPFFVLATQNPVDHEGTYRLPEAQMDRFLFKLIMGYPSLEDEIHILNLANEENNKKRIEDIQSILSSKDIQELQNLVSEVVIEQNLLEYIAKIIQNTRENPNLFLGASPRASKALLASAKAWALLQGRDFVTPEDIKYLAPAILEHRIHLTPEREMEGMENSQVIALILDSIEVPR; encoded by the coding sequence ATGGAAGAAGAAAATAAAATAGCATTTGAATCTAGAATTTCTCTTGAAAAAGTACAAGAAAACTACGAGCAAATAAAAACCGAGTTACGAAAAGTAATTGTAGGGCAAGATCGAATAATTGACCTATTGTTTGTATCTATCTTAGCCAATGGACATGTGCTTTTGGAAGGAGTACCTGGTGTAGCTAAAACACTTCTTATCAAATCAATTTCGAAAACATTGGGGGTAGATTTCAGCAGAATCCAGTTTACACCAGACCTTATGCCATCGGATATTCTAGGAACCAGTATTTTTGCGAAAGAAAAAGAACAATTTGTATTTAAAAAAGGTCCTATTTTTTCTAATACTATTCTTATTGATGAAATAAACCGAGCTCCAGCAAAAACACAGGCTGCACTTTTTGAAGTGATGGAGGAAGGTCAAATTACTATTGATGGAAAACGTTATGGAATGGAGTTTCCTTTCTTTGTATTAGCGACACAAAACCCCGTAGATCACGAAGGAACTTATAGGCTTCCAGAAGCTCAAATGGATCGTTTCCTTTTTAAACTTATCATGGGATATCCTAGTTTGGAAGATGAAATTCACATCTTAAATTTAGCAAACGAAGAAAATAACAAAAAACGTATTGAAGACATCCAAAGCATTTTATCTAGCAAGGATATTCAAGAACTTCAAAATTTAGTTTCTGAAGTAGTTATTGAGCAAAATTTATTAGAATATATTGCCAAAATAATTCAAAACACCCGAGAAAATCCCAATTTATTTTTAGGTGCATCCCCTAGAGCTAGTAAAGCACTTTTGGCTTCAGCCAAAGCATGGGCTCTATTACAAGGTCGTGATTTTGTGACTCCAGAAGATATCAAATATTTGGCTCCAGCTATTTTAGAACATCGAATTCATCTTACTCCTGAGCGTGAAATGGAAGGAATGGAAAATAGTCAAGTAATTGCGCTTATTTTGGACTCTATAGAAGTACCTCGCTAA
- a CDS encoding TatD family hydrolase, with protein MDIHTHNLQDHEDSWVLLQNDGKKLVNSTPFSVSIHPWDTEDASNEWWSSVKKVAENPLCKAIGETGLDKLHQYGDAQKELFIKHIQLANLLNKPLVIHAVKTHQECVEILKNQKNQQRVLFHGFRKSKHLAKDLLEKGFYLSFGSFFDKMATDLIEFLKERNFKNCFLETDNQKNESIKGLYDRASQSLNIPLSELQKIIIENKKTFLGK; from the coding sequence GTGGATATTCATACTCATAATTTGCAGGATCATGAAGATTCTTGGGTGTTGCTTCAAAATGATGGAAAAAAGTTAGTCAATTCCACTCCATTTTCAGTCTCTATTCATCCTTGGGATACAGAAGATGCTAGTAATGAGTGGTGGAGCAGTGTGAAGAAAGTAGCCGAGAATCCTTTATGTAAGGCAATAGGAGAGACAGGATTAGATAAACTTCATCAATATGGTGATGCTCAAAAAGAACTATTCATTAAACATATTCAGCTTGCCAATTTACTGAATAAACCACTTGTTATTCACGCAGTCAAGACACATCAAGAGTGTGTAGAAATTTTAAAAAATCAAAAGAATCAACAGAGGGTACTTTTTCATGGTTTTAGAAAGAGTAAACATTTAGCTAAAGATTTACTAGAAAAAGGGTTTTATCTGTCATTTGGAAGTTTTTTTGATAAAATGGCTACAGATCTCATAGAATTCTTAAAGGAAAGAAATTTTAAAAACTGCTTTTTAGAAACCGACAATCAGAAAAATGAATCGATAAAGGGACTTTATGACAGAGCATCTCAAAGTTTAAATATTCCTCTATCGGAACTTCAAAAAATAATCATAGAAAACAAAAAAACTTTTTTAGGAAAATGA
- the pssA gene encoding CDP-diacylglycerol--serine O-phosphatidyltransferase, whose product MTRSKNDIRNFVNIPDYISLGNALSGILSIFASYYGRFELAAGLIILGAIFDLFDGRVARKMNLSSEFGVQLDSLCDLISFVTAPAFFAFMVTKDQVEWNFIILALYVLAGILRLARFNVTGTTDGGKYFEGVPVPVSLVLPPLFFLFEYLGINSVIWLMFYVIHGILMISVVKIKKL is encoded by the coding sequence ATGACAAGAAGTAAAAATGACATTCGAAACTTTGTCAATATACCCGATTATATCTCCCTAGGAAATGCACTTAGTGGTATTTTATCCATTTTCGCTAGTTATTATGGCAGGTTTGAGCTTGCGGCTGGTTTGATTATTTTGGGGGCTATTTTCGATCTGTTTGATGGGCGAGTAGCTCGAAAAATGAATCTTTCTTCAGAATTTGGAGTACAGTTAGATTCTCTTTGTGATTTAATAAGCTTTGTAACCGCTCCTGCATTTTTTGCATTTATGGTAACGAAGGACCAAGTAGAATGGAATTTCATCATTCTAGCACTCTATGTTCTTGCAGGAATTCTGCGTTTAGCAAGATTTAATGTTACGGGAACAACTGATGGCGGAAAGTATTTCGAAGGCGTTCCAGTACCAGTTAGCTTAGTTTTGCCTCCATTGTTCTTTTTATTTGAATATTTGGGCATTAATTCCGTAATTTGGCTTATGTTCTATGTTATTCATGGAATTTTGATGATATCAGTAGTTAAAATCAAAAAACTTTAA
- a CDS encoding WYL domain-containing protein: MIAQQKILRVFRLIQILKSYPRPTMEELEIKLDISRRSIFRYFNLLEEIGYQIDIGQDKRYFIVQEFEEEGTNFSVEEAQVIQQVLSSLDEKNPLKTSLIKKLKISEDIHYFADNIVEANQSKKVSICTEALKLKCRLTLHNYHSINSNSVSERVVEPIGFDENYESIRAIDIRQPEIVKTFKINRAEYIYLMPDAPQKYTEGKVISEKDVFNFSGTKKISVQMMLNHKTAILLKEQYRKIENSLTRRSKNSFDLKVKVHSLEPLKRFVLANLDGVKIIRPASLKKEVKKFYEQNIQNL; the protein is encoded by the coding sequence ATGATTGCGCAGCAAAAAATATTAAGGGTTTTTCGGTTAATTCAAATTCTAAAATCCTACCCAAGACCCACGATGGAGGAGCTTGAAATAAAACTCGATATCAGTCGGAGATCTATTTTTAGATATTTTAATTTACTTGAAGAAATAGGCTATCAGATAGATATTGGACAGGATAAACGTTATTTTATCGTTCAAGAATTTGAAGAAGAGGGAACCAATTTTTCTGTGGAAGAAGCACAAGTTATTCAACAAGTATTATCTTCATTGGACGAAAAAAATCCATTGAAAACCTCTTTGATTAAAAAGCTAAAAATCTCTGAAGATATTCATTATTTTGCAGATAATATTGTGGAGGCAAATCAATCCAAAAAAGTCTCTATTTGTACAGAAGCTTTAAAGTTGAAGTGTAGATTAACTTTACACAATTATCATTCTATAAACAGTAATTCTGTTTCGGAAAGAGTAGTAGAACCTATTGGTTTTGATGAAAATTATGAATCCATAAGAGCCATAGATATTCGTCAGCCAGAGATTGTTAAGACTTTCAAGATTAACCGAGCCGAATATATTTATTTAATGCCCGATGCCCCGCAGAAATACACAGAAGGAAAAGTAATATCAGAAAAAGATGTATTTAATTTTTCGGGAACCAAAAAAATATCTGTGCAGATGATGCTCAATCACAAAACAGCTATTTTATTAAAAGAACAATACCGAAAAATAGAAAACTCGCTCACAAGAAGAAGTAAAAATTCGTTTGATTTAAAGGTGAAAGTTCATAGTCTAGAGCCTTTAAAAAGATTTGTGTTAGCAAACCTTGATGGTGTGAAAATCATTAGACCAGCTTCACTCAAAAAGGAAGTAAAAAAATTTTATGAACAAAACATACAAAACTTATGA
- a CDS encoding phosphoribosyltransferase family protein, whose protein sequence is MKTKILDEKQIEHKWTRIAWQVYETNYQEKEIVIAGINGNGFELAKKLSEKIEEISELNTILAEIKIDKNIPFDNAITSDLEVNVIKDKVIILVDDVLNSGKTLIYGIKHLLQGPIKKLNTAILIDRNHNRFPIQSDYTGLRLSTSSHEHVRVILKGEEKGAYLE, encoded by the coding sequence ATGAAAACGAAGATACTAGACGAAAAACAGATAGAACATAAATGGACAAGAATAGCTTGGCAAGTTTATGAAACTAATTATCAAGAAAAGGAAATAGTTATTGCAGGGATAAACGGAAATGGTTTTGAGTTGGCAAAAAAACTATCCGAAAAAATTGAAGAAATATCGGAATTGAATACGATTCTAGCAGAGATAAAAATCGATAAAAACATCCCTTTTGATAATGCAATTACCTCAGACTTGGAGGTGAACGTGATTAAGGATAAAGTGATTATTTTGGTTGATGATGTTTTGAATTCTGGAAAAACTTTGATCTATGGAATAAAACATCTGTTACAAGGTCCGATAAAAAAACTCAATACCGCTATTTTGATTGATAGAAACCATAATAGATTCCCTATTCAGTCAGACTACACAGGTTTACGTTTAAGTACGAGCTCACATGAGCACGTACGAGTCATTTTAAAAGGAGAAGAAAAAGGTGCATATCTCGAATAG
- a CDS encoding tRNA threonylcarbamoyladenosine dehydratase, whose translation MENTDWLERMTLITGEKAMKKLNKSHVLVVGLGGVGSFAAEFIARAGVGKMTIVDGDVVDPTNRNRQLCALKSTEGMSKAQYMKERLLDINPELDLTVRDEFLSPESAYEIVDEKMDFVIDCIDSVSPKLNLLVACKHNKVKVASSMGAGGKIDASKIKVTDISKTYHCKFAKQIRKRLKKRSINKGIRVVFSTEQNIKDSLQLTDGSNFKKSFYGTMSYMPALFGAMVSAEAIKSITKAK comes from the coding sequence ATGGAAAACACAGATTGGCTAGAGCGCATGACACTCATCACTGGTGAAAAAGCCATGAAAAAACTCAATAAATCTCACGTATTAGTTGTAGGTCTTGGTGGTGTAGGATCTTTTGCAGCCGAGTTTATCGCTCGTGCAGGAGTGGGGAAAATGACCATAGTTGATGGAGACGTAGTAGATCCTACAAATAGAAATCGTCAACTTTGTGCATTAAAATCCACAGAAGGAATGTCTAAAGCACAATACATGAAAGAACGATTATTGGACATAAATCCTGAGCTCGATTTAACAGTTCGTGACGAATTTTTGAGTCCTGAATCAGCTTATGAAATAGTAGACGAAAAAATGGATTTTGTAATAGACTGTATTGATTCTGTATCGCCAAAATTAAATCTTTTAGTTGCTTGTAAGCACAATAAAGTAAAAGTGGCAAGTAGCATGGGAGCAGGAGGAAAGATAGATGCTAGCAAAATAAAAGTGACCGATATTTCTAAAACTTATCATTGTAAATTTGCTAAACAAATAAGAAAACGTCTCAAAAAAAGAAGTATAAACAAAGGAATTAGAGTCGTGTTTTCTACAGAACAAAATATAAAAGACTCTTTACAACTTACAGACGGAAGTAATTTTAAAAAGTCATTTTATGGAACCATGTCCTATATGCCTGCTTTATTTGGTGCAATGGTGAGTGCAGAAGCCATTAAAAGTATTACAAAAGCCAAATGA
- a CDS encoding DUF58 domain-containing protein: protein MFWKHFFLHSRFFIAFAVGIISLVFGHFYPSLTYIVYGYWLVFILLVFVDSILLFAKRNLFVERNTADRFSNGDQNPIWLTVENHYSFPIHLKIIDEIPFQFQKRDFKILAHIEKGEKKTLKYELRPISRGLYHFKNINVFTKSPLGLVARKYIFECPKKVPVFPSFLKLRDFLTLLSESNLKKHGAKKIRRLGHTMEFEQIKEYTLGDDIRTINWKATAKRDHLMINQYQDERSQQVYMLIDKGRLMQNSFEDLSLLDHAINTCLVLSHIILRKDDKLGLFTFRNRIENQILADNKIGQLNKLQEQLYRIETNYKEADFGLLYRELRNKVKQRSLLFLFTNFEVENDLNRKLPYLKAIAKNHQLVVIFFKNDDIQKEAQIEPKTVYETYSKASSQAYQLQKELMVKKLHKQGIITIYTHPRNITTKTINQYLKLKQQSF from the coding sequence ATGTTCTGGAAACATTTTTTCTTACATAGCCGATTTTTTATCGCCTTTGCTGTCGGGATTATTTCCCTGGTTTTCGGGCATTTTTATCCCTCGTTAACATATATCGTTTATGGGTATTGGCTTGTTTTTATCTTATTGGTTTTTGTAGATAGTATTTTACTTTTTGCCAAAAGAAATCTTTTTGTTGAGCGGAATACTGCCGATCGATTTTCTAATGGAGATCAAAACCCAATATGGCTTACGGTAGAAAATCATTATTCTTTTCCTATTCATCTCAAAATAATTGATGAAATACCTTTTCAATTTCAAAAGAGAGATTTTAAAATTCTTGCCCATATTGAAAAAGGCGAAAAGAAAACTTTAAAATATGAACTTCGTCCAATTTCTAGAGGTTTATACCATTTTAAAAATATTAATGTTTTCACTAAATCCCCTCTAGGATTAGTGGCTAGAAAATATATCTTTGAATGCCCTAAAAAAGTTCCCGTTTTTCCTTCTTTTCTAAAACTTAGAGATTTCCTTACCTTACTCTCTGAAAGCAACTTAAAAAAACATGGTGCAAAAAAAATCAGACGACTGGGACACACCATGGAATTTGAGCAAATAAAAGAATATACTCTTGGGGATGATATAAGGACAATCAACTGGAAAGCTACTGCAAAAAGAGATCATCTAATGATTAATCAATATCAAGATGAACGTAGCCAACAGGTATATATGCTTATTGATAAAGGGAGACTGATGCAAAATTCCTTTGAAGATTTAAGCTTATTAGACCACGCCATAAATACCTGTCTAGTTTTATCGCATATTATTCTAAGGAAGGATGACAAATTAGGCTTATTCACCTTTAGGAATAGAATTGAGAATCAAATTTTGGCAGATAACAAAATTGGACAATTGAACAAACTGCAAGAACAGCTGTATAGAATAGAGACCAACTATAAAGAAGCGGATTTCGGACTGCTCTACCGTGAGCTCAGAAATAAAGTTAAACAAAGGAGTTTATTGTTTCTTTTCACCAATTTTGAGGTAGAAAATGATTTAAATAGAAAACTCCCTTATCTTAAAGCAATTGCAAAAAATCATCAGCTTGTGGTCATTTTCTTTAAAAATGATGATATCCAAAAGGAAGCACAAATAGAACCCAAAACAGTTTATGAAACCTATTCTAAAGCCTCTTCTCAGGCTTATCAGCTCCAAAAAGAACTTATGGTAAAGAAACTTCATAAACAAGGGATCATAACGATCTATACACACCCAAGGAATATTACTACTAAAACAATTAATCAATATTTAAAACTGAAACAACAGAGTTTTTAG